A DNA window from Vidua macroura isolate BioBank_ID:100142 chromosome 28, ASM2450914v1, whole genome shotgun sequence contains the following coding sequences:
- the C28H8orf58 gene encoding uncharacterized protein C8orf58 homolog: MLRRRGAFTVQPLRGDLDGPWESAESCIVRTSASVYRRLQDSPRQPPRGMSTRGSPPQPPSSPPAGGRFLKSESEDSGVEMASNEHSPSTPLGSESSFSLDGFPAEKPPGEEEPPRTPRSRSASRRLLQAAQRSRRQRCPRQLSRRSASAADLAEPPRDPEEAEGAAAAAAGAARPPGDPQVSGQGLRYLEHVCQMLERLARLQQDNRALRQQAAGARCARPATLPSRQPPRQDLGTWRAEGFRPRSCSDSQAPAAEPGPCRRLWGHSVSSPSLLDPSEGGAGVPAPDKDGRSHWGRVKVLLTRLTRRSLRGGRCR, from the exons ATGCTGCGCCGCCGCGGAGCCTTCACGGTGCAGCCGCTCCGTGGTGACCTCG ATGGTCCCTGGGAGTCGGCCGAGAGCTGCATCGTGCGCACCTCCGCCAGCGTCTACCGccggctgcaggacagcccgCGGCAGCCCCCGCGGGGCATGAGCACCCGGGGATcgcccccgcagccccccagcagccccccgGCCGGCGGGAGGTTCCTCAAGTCCGAGTCCGAGGATTCCGGCGTGGAGATGGCCAGCAACGAGCACTCGCCCTCCACCCCGCTGGGCTCCGAGAGCAGCTTCTCCCTGGACGGTTTCCCGGCGGAGAAGCCCCCCGGAGAGGAGGAGCCCCCCCGGACACCCCGGAGCCGCTCGGccagcaggaggctgctgcaggcagcgcAGCGGAGCAGGAGGCAGCGCTGCCCGCGCCAGCTCAGCCGGCGCAGCGCCAGCGCCGCCGACCTGGCAGAGCCCCCGCGGGACCCCGAGGAGGCCgagggggcggcggcggctgcggctgGGGCGGCTCGGCCGCCTGGGGACCCCCAGGTGTCGGGGCAGGGGCTGCGCTACCTGGAGCACGTGTGCCAGATGCTGGAGCGCCTGGCGCGGCTGCAGCAGGACAACCGCGCCCTCCGGCAGCAGGCGGCCGGAGCCCGCTGCGCCCGCCCGGCCACCCTG CCCAGCCGGCAGCCTCCGAGGCAGGATTTGGGCACGTGGAGGGCTGAGGGGTTCCGGCCGCGCTCCTGCTCCGACAGCCAGGCGCCAG CAGCCGAGCCTGGGCCGTGCCGGAGGCTCTGGGGACACTCGGtcagctcccccagcctgctGGACCCCTCCGAGGGCGGGGCGGGTGTCCCGGCACCGGACAAG GACGGGCGCTCGCACTGGGGCCGGGTGAAGGTGCTGCTCACCCGCCTGACCCGCCGCTCCCTGCGGGGTGGCCGGTGCAGGTAG
- the BIN3 gene encoding bridging integrator 3 isoform X2 produces the protein MKKSTDADLAMSKSAVKISSDLLSNPLCEQEPSFLEMVTAFDTAMKRMDSFNQEKVNQIQKTVIEPLKKFSSVFPSLNMAVKRREQTLQDYKRLQSKVEKYEEKERTGPVLAKLHQAREELRPVKEDFEAKNKQLLEEMPKFYSSRIDYFKPSFESLVRAQVVYYTEMHKIFGDLTAQIDRPGLSDEQRERENDAKLSELRALSIVADD, from the exons CCATGTCCAAGTCTGCTGTGAAGATCTCCTCAGACCTGCTGTCCAACCCCCTGTGTGAGCAGGAGCCCTCGTTCCTCGAGATGGTCACGGCCTTCGACACGGCCATGAAGAGGATGGACTCCTTCAACCAGGAGAAG GTGAATCAGATCCAAAAGACAGTCATAGAGCCTTTGAAAAA gttcAGCAGCGTTTTCCCGAGCTTGAACATGGCCGTGAAGCGCCGGGAGCAGACGCTCCAGGATTACAAACGCCTGCAATCCAAGGTggaaaaatatgaggaaaaagagagaactgGCCCCGTCCTGGCCAAGCTGCACCAG GCCCGGGAGGAGCTGCGCCCGGTGAAGGAGGACTTTGAAGCCAAGAacaagcagctcctggaggagaTGCCCAAATTCTACAGCAGCCGCATCGATTACTTCAAACCCAGCTTTGAGTCGCTGGTCCGGGCACAG GTTGTCTACTACACGGAGATGCACAAGATTTTTGGGGACCTGACGGCGCAGATCGACCGGCCCGGGCTGAGCGATGAGCAGCGGGAGCGGGAGAACGACGCCAAGCTCAGCGAGCTCCGGGCGCTCTCCATCGTGGCCGACGActga